The Eremothecium gossypii ATCC 10895 chromosome IV, complete sequence genome contains a region encoding:
- the GAT2 gene encoding Gat2p (Syntenic homolog of Saccharomyces cerevisiae YMR136W (GAT2)), which yields MSIATTPSIPIPNPTSQLTGPTQDTSKKTLHRSQVPRSPRTSSVTPPLMVEQPSRGTMHDAGISGAERRVSLPSLNNLLNYSHTHSNVRGSLDDLRNVENESHDILNTGANGNIKPEGASVPGSKSIPRALPNPVHANQVVLVDPTYYDQRRESLEFLADTALNSSKSSSISGISPEAPKVAANDDTTAPISTNENPQYLELIAQILVLKNSMFRNMIRWPIGETGSSALIDSIPKSELQQLLAESRKLTTVTRDLLHLKTKREPQGSEQQDENGQKREVRSPEEKKNLQTVLPGLSQVTKLEAKGSALPPIQRLPMPPPSSTARVAPQWDGDFRQFRFPSVAQMDDASKTPSQAGPGPSYGTMQAGFSAQDGHKRNSSGHLRGGTYSVSLKPYPPQPSLVEQKIPAQLQHTEGRGQFPPLAQPTFHGNRAYGEIPGRRQTVEGLRPSHALPPPPVFHRMSIAQPNPQFREQMQGVLHVSGTHRHVLSEPTLPTIVMAPDASVSAATPKTPNRRKRQRRTASTSGGGIGGASAGVCLHCQERDTPEWRRGPYGNRTLCNACGLFYNKLIKKFGTKEANMVMHYRRRVFPDDRRVPDVVEVPETFIKLLDQRHDLDDKYAVLQPSG from the coding sequence ATGAGTATAGCCACCACTCCCTCAATTCCAATTCCCAACCCCACATCCCAGTTGACAGGCCCCACGCAGGATACGAGCAAGAAGACATTACACAGAAGCCAAGTACCACGGTCGCCCAGGACTTCGTCTGTTACCCCACCGTTGATGGTGGAGCAGCCTTCCCGCGGAACGATGCACGATGCAGGTATCTCGGGAGCTGAGAGGAGGGTCAGCTTGCCAAGTCTCAACAATTTATTAAACTACAGTCACACGCACTCCAATGTTAGAGGGAGTCTGGACGATCTCCGGAATGTGGAAAACGAAAGCCATGACATTCTGAATACCGGTGCTAACGGGAACATTAAGCCTGAAGGCGCCAGCGTTCCCGGCTCAAAGTCCATTCCGCGGGCACTGCCTAACCCGGTACATGCCAACCAAGTAGTGCTGGTGGATCCTACGTATTACGACCAGCGCAGGGAGTCATTAGAGTTCCTTGCAGATACCGCATTGAATAGCAGCAAAAGCAGCAGCATCAGTGGCATTAGTCCGGAGGCGCCTAAAGTTGCTGCGAACGACGATACAACTGCGCCGATTTCAACTAATGAAAACCCGCAATACCTTGAATTGATAGCCCAGATACTTGTCTTAAAGAATTCCATGTTCCGGAACATGATCAGGTGGCCCATTGGCGAAACCGGCTCATCGGCATTAATCGACAGTATTCCCAAATCGGAGCTACAGCAGTTATTGGCTGAGTCGAGAAAGCTTACCACCGTGACGCGAGACCTACTACACCTCAAGACCAAGCGTGAGCCCCAAGGTTCTGAGCAGCAGGATGAGAATGGGCAGAAGAGAGAGGTACGATCTCCGGAAGAGAAGAAGAACTTACAGACAGTGCTTCCTGGACTTTCGCAGGTAACTAAGCTGGAAGCTAAGGGATCTGCACTCCCCCCCATACAGCGGCTACCCATGCCGCCGCCCAGCTCTACCGCTAGGGTAGCTCCGCAGTGGGATGGGGATTTTCGACAGTTCAGATTTCCCAGCGTGGCCCAGATGGACGATGCTTCAAAAACGCCATCCCAGGCTGGTCCTGGCCCCTCATATGGTACAATGCAGGCAGGCTTTTCTGCTCAGGATGGGCACAAGAGGAACTCGAGTGGGCACTTGAGAGGGGGCACATATAGCGTTTCGCTCAAGCCATATCCACCACAGCCATCCTTAGTAGAGCAGAAGATACCTGCGCAGTTGCAACACACCGAGGGCCGTGGCCAATTCCCCCCGTTAGCGCAACCCACATTCCATGGCAATCGAGCATACGGTGAAATTCCGGGCAGGAGACAGACAGTTGAAGGCCTGAGGCCTAGCCATGCATTACCTCCCCCGCCGGTATTCCATAGAATGTCGATTGCACAGCCCAATCCTCAGTTTCGCGAGCAAATGCAGGGTGTATTACATGTGTCTGGAACGCACAGACATGTGTTGTCGGAGCCCACTTTGCCAACGATAGTGATGGCGCCAGATGCTTCGGTCTCTGCAGCAACACCAAAGACACCAAATAGGCGTAAAAGGCAAAGAAGAACCGCATCCACGAGTGGCGGCGGTATTGGGGGTGCAAGCGCTGGCGTTTGCCTCCATTGCCAAGAACGCGACACGCCTGAATGGAGGCGTGGGCCATATGGAAATCGTACCTTATGTAATGCATGCGGGCTATTCTACAATAAATTGATTAAGAAATTTGGCACCAAGGAAGCGAATATGGTAATGCATTACAGGAGGAGGGTATTCCCAGATGATAGACGAGTTCCCGACGTAGTCGAAGTTCCAGAGACATTTATTAAACTGTTGGACCAGCGGCATGATTTGGATGACAAATATGCCGTTTTGCAGCCATCGGGCTGA
- the PSO2 gene encoding DNA cross-link repair protein PSO2 (Syntenic homolog of Saccharomyces cerevisiae YMR137C (PSO2)): MPCNPRKEESVACPICFKDLSVLHLYEREAHCDICLGRATGGTSGAARKRSIPLPDVKKVRFRDTTLVVDGFMYMDDPTVDAYFLSHFHADHYQGLCPSWKQGPLYCSAITARLAMHKFKIPQELITVLYPGVPHKISPILRCIPLDANHCPGSLILLFEEFDDQGHVRQSILHTGDFRATPSMATELSQLTGSRPIDTVYLDTTYLHPYYHFPLQESVIATTADFAAKLSDVGLRAYFADKQKSILTFTKRRESHKHIIKFRYLYLIGSYSIGKERLAVAISERLRTKLYVRSDTVKRKLIDRYKEWFPDGLITHVASESCVHLVPFEVISSKDSISNYMKVLPPIYEDVIAFSPTGWAYANRLRYIPEQAIRERFACPDKRYKFVTDLLHDATVDSFTTDSLKTQYNQSKRYQLFRIPYSEHSSFKDLSIFATTIQMNAIRSTVNLASLEMHRMWFDTWSRIRNEKYLRKL; this comes from the coding sequence ATGCCGTGCAACCCCAGGAAAGAGGAGTCTGTGGCCTGCCCAATATGCTTCAAGGACCTCTCTGTGCTACATTTATACGAACGAGAAGCCCACTGTGATATATGTCTGGGGCGGGCGACGGGTGGTACAAGTGGGGCAGCGCGGAAGCGCTCTATTCCTCTGCCCGATGTAAAGAAAGTGCGCTTTCGTGACACCACGCTGGTGGTAGACGGCTTCATGTACATGGACGACCCCACGGTGGACGCTTATTTTCTGTCGCACTTTCACGCTGACCACTATCAAGGCCTGTGCCCCTCCTGGAAGCAGGGCCCGCTCTACTGCTCCGCGATCACGGCTAGGCTCGCCATGCACAAGTTTAAAATCCCACAGGAGCTCATAACTGTGCTTTACCCTGGAGTACCGCATAAGATATCGCCCATTCTCCGTTGCATTCCCCTTGATGCCAACCACTGTCCGGGCTCCTTGATTCTCTTGTTCGAGGAGTTTGACGATCAGGGCCACGTGCGCCAGAGTATACTACACACCGGAGATTTCAGGGCAACGCCATCCATGGCCACCGAATTGTCCCAGCTTACCGGCAGTAGGCCTATCGACACGGTATACTTAGACACAACCTACCTGCATCCGTACTATCATTTTCCCCTTCAGGAATCAGTCATCGCTACGACGGCGGACTTTGCCGCTAAGCTGAGCGACGTAGGGTTGAGGGCTTATTTTGCCGATAAGCAAAAGTCGATCCTTACATTCACAAAGCGAAGAGAGTCACACAAGCATATCATCAAGTTTCGGTATCTGTACCTTATCGGTTCTTACTCGATTGGTAAAGAACGCCTGGCGGTTGCCATTTCTGAACGACTGCGCACCAAGCTTTACGTTCGATCCGATACTGTAAAGCGCAAGCTGATCGACAGATACAAAGAATGGTTTCCAGATGGGCTAATTACCCACGTTGCATCCGAATCATGTGTGCACCTCGTGCCGTTTGAGGTAATATCTTCCAAAGACTCTATCAGTAACTACATGAAGGTACTGCCACCTATCTACGAAGACGTAATTGCATTCAGTCCTACAGGTTGGGCCTACGCAAACAGGCTGCGATATATTCCAGAACAAGCGATCAGAGAACGCTTCGCCTGCCCGGATAAGAGATACAAATTCGTCACGGATCTTCTTCATGACGCTACTGTAGACAGTTTCACAACCGATAGCCTGAAGACACAGTACAACCAGAGCAAAAGATATCAACTGTTTCGGATTCCGTATTCGGAGCATTCCAGCTTTAAGGACCTAAGTATTTTCGCAACCACGATCCAGATGAACGCCATTCGATCTACAGTGAACCTGGCCTCTTTGGAGATGCATCGCATGTGGTTCGACACTTGGTCTCGTATTAGAAACGAAAAATACCTGCGTAAATTATGA
- the CIN4 gene encoding Arf family GTPase CIN4 (Syntenic homolog of Saccharomyces cerevisiae YMR138W (CIN4); no intron; ribosomal slippage at consensus CTTAGGC site), translated as MGLLTITKKQKAKDKELRCLVLGLDNSGKTTIVYRLLHPEGDLPPVTPTIGFQIHTLTIEPYNLQLWDIGGQSTLRPFWENYFDSTDLLLWCVDAAAASRVAENHRELYTLLTERDRLGLQCAIVVLLNKVDLLPSPAAVEPLAESIRSTLAAAGSQCHVTIMPCSALSGSGLASLPQHLRRIYSNE; from the exons ATGGGACTGCTCACGATCACCAAGAAGCAGAAGGCCAAGGACAAGGAGCTGCGCTGTCTCGTGCTT GGCCTCGATAACTCGGGGAAGACTACAATTGTTTACCGCCTGCTGCATCCAGAGGGTGACCTACCGCCCGTCACCCCGACGATCGGCTTCCAGATACACACGCTCACCATCGAGCCCTACAACCTACAGCTATGGGACATCGGCGGCCAGAGCACGCTGCGTCCGTTCTGGGAGAACTACTTTGACTCCACGGACCTGCTCCTTTGGTGCGTggacgcggcggccgcCAGCCGCGTCGCGGAAAACCACCGGGAGCTCTACACGCTGCTCACGGAGCGCGACCGCCTGGGCCTCCAGTGCGCGATTGTGGTGCTGCTCAACAAGGTCGACCTTCTGCCGTCGCCCGCGGCCGTCGAGCCTCTGGCGGAAAGCATCCGCAGCACACTGGCGGCCGCGGGCTCGCagtgtcacgtgaccatTATGCCGTGCTCGGCGCTCTCCGGGAGCGGCCTCGCCTCGTTGCCCCAACACCTCCGGCGTATATATAGCAATGAGTAA
- the MDH3 gene encoding malate dehydrogenase MDH3 (Syntenic homolog of Saccharomyces cerevisiae YDL078C (MDH3)), whose amino-acid sequence MARVTVLGAAGGIGQPLSLLLKTCSLVSELNLYDLRNAPGVAADVSHVNTDCRVAGFEGPAELGRALRGADLVVIPAGVPRKPGMTRDDLFGINAGIVQSLVTAVAEHCPAARLLIISNPVNSTVPIAVETLKRLGKLNAARVFGVTTLDLVRAQSFLADALGRDAHRVADLASHVTVVGGHAGRTIVPLLADAQLRELQRRGLYDSYVHRVQFGGDEVVKAKAGAGSATLSMALAGFHFAELLLRSLAGEAVAPEPAFVYLPGLPGGADLARALAATEPVDYFAAPVRLAAGDAAAVDTAFVADLAPEQRALVDAALPELAASIRKGVDFVHAPKARL is encoded by the coding sequence ATGGCTCGCGTAACCGTCCTTGGCGCCGCCGGTGGCATCGGCCAGCCGCTCTCTCTGCTACTCAAGACCTGCAGCCTCGTTTCCGAGCTGAACCTCTACGACTTGCGCAACGCCCCCGGCGTCGCAGCCGACGTCTCGCACGTCAACACCGACTGCCGCGTTGCCGGCTTCGAGGGCCCCGCCGAGCTgggccgcgcgctgcgcggcgcggaCCTCGTCGTCATCCCGGCCGGCGTCCCGCGCAAGCCCGGCATGACTCGCGACGACCTCTTCGGCATCAACGCCGGCATCGTCCAGAGCCTGGTGACCGCCGTCGCGGAGCACTGtcccgccgcccgcctGCTCATCATCTCCAACCCCGTCAACAGCACCGTGCCCATCGCTGTCGAGACCCTCAAGCGCCTCGGCAAGCTTAACGCCGCGCGCGTCTTCGGCGTCACCACCCTAGACCTCGTGCGCGCCCAGAGCTTCCTCGCCGACGCGCTGGGTCGCGACGCCCACCGCGTCGCCGACCTCGCGTCCCACGTGACCGTCGTCGGAGGCCACGCCGGCCGCACCATCGTCCCGCTGCTGGCCGACGCtcagctgcgcgagctaCAGCGCCGCGGCCTCTACGACTCCTACGTCCACCGCGTGCAGTTCGGCGGCGATGAGGTCGTCAAGGCCAAGGCCGGCGCCGGCTCCGCCACCCTCTCCATGGCCCTGGCAGGCTTCCACTTCGccgagctgctgctgcgctcGCTGGCTGGTGAGGCCGTCGCCCCCGAGCCTGCCTTCGTCTACCTGCCGGGCCTCCCAGGCGGTGCCGACCTCGCCCGCGCGCTAGCCGCCACGGAACCCGTAGACTACTTTGCGGCCCCCGTGCGCCTGGCCGCcggcgacgccgccgccgtcgaCACTGCCTTTGTGGCCGACCTGGCTCCCGAGCAGCGCGCTCTGGTCGACGCCGCGCTTCCCGAGCTTGCCGCGAGTATCCGCAAGGGCGTCGACTTTGTGCACGCCCCCAAGGCCCGCCTCTAG